The following proteins are co-located in the Pan troglodytes isolate AG18354 chromosome 5, NHGRI_mPanTro3-v2.0_pri, whole genome shotgun sequence genome:
- the PEX3 gene encoding peroxisomal biogenesis factor 3 isoform X2 has product MLRSVWNFLKRHKKKCIFLGTVLGGVYILGKYGQKKIREIQEREAAEYIAQARRQYHFESNQRTCNMTVLSMLPTLREALMQQLNSESLTALLKNRPSNKLEIWEDLKIISFTRSIVAVYSTCMLVVLLRVQLNIIGGYIYLDNAAVGKNGTTILAPPDVQQQYLSSIQHLLGDGLTELITVIKQAVQKILGSVSLKHSLSLLDLEQKLKEIRNLVEQHKSSSWINKDGSKPLLCHYMMPDEETPLAVQACGLSPRDITTIKLLNETRDMLERLVRKGLFEEMSFEQRPEYTVEVNLITQKNTVQGRRTVAVILMLGLFKE; this is encoded by the exons GAGTATATATTCTGGGGAAATATGGACAgaagaaaatcagagaaataCAGGAAAGGGAGGCTGCAGAATACATTGCCCAAGCACGACGACAATATCATTTTGAAAGTAACCAGAGGACTTGCAATATGACAG TGCTGTCCATGCTTCCAACACTGAGAGAGGCCTTAATGCAGCAACTGAATTCCGAGAGCCTCACAGCTCTGCTAAAAAACAG gCCTTCAAACAAGCTAGAAATATGGGAGGATCTGAAGATAATAA GTTTCACAAGAAGTATTGTGGCTGTATACAGTACCTGTATGCTGGTTGTTCTTTTGCGGGTCCAGTTAAACATAATTGGTGGATATATTTACCTGGATAATGCAGCAGTTGGCAAAAATGGCACT ACAATTCTTGCTCCCCCAGATGTCCAACAGCAGTATTTATCAAGTATTCAGCACCTACTTGGAGATG gcCTGACAGAATTGATCACTGTCATTAAACaagctgtgcagaagattttagGAAG TGTTTCTCTTAAACATTCTTTGTCCCTTTTGGACTTGGagcaaaaactaaaagaaatcagaaatctcGTTGAGCAGCATAAGTCTTCTTCTTGGATTAATAAAGATGGATCCAAACCTTTATTATGCCATTATATGATGCCAGATGAAGAAACTCCATTAGCAGTGCAG GCCTGTGGACTTTCTCCTCGAGACATTACCACTATTAAACTTCTCAATGAAACTAGAGACATGTTGGAAAG GTTGGTCAGAAAAGGCCTCTTTGAGGAGATgtcatttgagcagagacctgaatatACTGTGGAAGTGAACCTTATAACCCAGAAGAATACAGTTCAAGGCAGAAGAACAGTTGCAGTGATCCTAATGCTTGGCCTGTTCAAGGAATAG